The DNA segment CTCTGTCTTACAATATTGTTGATAAGGATGACAACGAAGCGGGTTCGGGGCAGGTTTGGAAAAACCCGGGACTCGTCCCACCCCGTGGACCCGGCGTGTCCAATCCGTGTTAGACCCgccaattaaatataatttaatttttattaaataaaaatattaaataaattaaaaaattaacaaaccatcattaaatttatttttcaaatttatattaataatatttaggataaaaaaatattactacaagttaaaatatatcatttttatttaattaataattaataacaaaaaatcataataatatatttttatattaaaaatatcataatatattaaaattatttaaatccaaaaatattataaactcaaattatggataaaatattgattatgtaatataaataatataattatatattattaatatatatacatgtatattttatatttatatttaatatatatttttggcggGGCGGGTGCCGGGTTCGTTTGGCCGGGTTCTAAACTCGTCCCGCCGGGCCGGGTTCAATGCGGGGTCGGTTTTTGATCTGACCCATTTTCATCCCTAATTGTTAATAAAATTGAACATATGTTCTAATGACCAATGTTTTAAAAATCGGATCGGATCGGATCGATCGGTTGGTTTGATCGGTTCGATCGCGAACACCTCACGAGTCTGATTCTGGCCATGTTTAAAAATCGTTTGACCGGTCAAATCATTCGAAATCGGTCAAACCCGATCAAGAACCGATCGGATCGATTTTGAACCAGTGAACTGACCAAGAACCAGTCCGACCGATtcacttattttaatttttttaaaaaatatactttttcataatttgattttttcataattttctttccattaaaattattttctctatttaaaatttaaaacttttatttttgcttatatatatatatatatatatgattatttgattttgtattttgttaaaaaatattatactaTTCCGACAGTCTTATTGAATCGTTAGATTAATCAGACCGTTTAGTACACTCACATTCTCGAATCtgatattaatttaaaattaaattaaacaaaataaaacatctGATAGGTCTTCTATCAAACCAAAATTTAATACAGAAGGGTTACGTAAATCCTTGCAATTGTAATGTGTTTTGATATATAAGTTAtagcttaaaaaaaataataagtcCATCTTTttaaagtgaaaaaaaaaaaaaaaaaacagaagcaGAAGCAGAAGCAGTTTTGACATTTATTTACGAAGGCTCACCAAATAAAAACGTTGTTTTTATTACAAATTTAGGTGTTTGGTTACAACaacagtttttttaaaaaacacttatttcAATATGGCTTCTAAAAAACATTTGATAAGtgctttttttaataaaattttttttaaccaaacacgcaatttttttaaaacatcacttttttttaaatagtgtttttttttattttgttggctTTTATAACCAAACACACCAGTAACAttctaataaaaatataattcatCACAAAACAAATTATAAATCACCAAAATTCATATCCTTTTCTTCTTCGGATGATCCTTAGCTTACCCGTTTATCACCGATTACCGATCGATCCATTTTGGTTTTCAAAAGATTGAGGTTGTGGGTAGAAAGCATATCCGAaaacaatatattttatttctttttcaaaaagaaaaaaaatcaatacatTTTATTTGCAAGCCAATATATTGGGCCTGCCTTTGGTTCATGACCCATTATGTTGATTGGGCCTACCCCAGATTCACTTAAAATATCTCTGTTTGGAATTCAGATGGTATTAGAGAGAGATTCAAATTATTTGCTTCATCATGATTTGGGCTTTGAACTCATCAGCCAATCAGGGAATTTTAGCACCTTGCTACTTGCTAGTGACGTACACAAGTGCCTAATAAAAACTAATGTTTTtcgcataaaaaataatatttttcatagatCTGATCATATAAAACATACGTCTTATGATCAGatctatgaaaaatattattttttatgtaaaaagtattagtttttattataattatgatATGGGTAGAACCATCTTATGAAACTATACTCACGAGATCGTATTACAAAATACCTACtaaaaacactaaaaatattaattttatcattgaaaaagaaataaaaaaatacgtTGTATTAAAAGGATATTTCAGTAAGCCTAAAATTAGGCCATATCCTCAAAAATTATTATAGGGAATTAGAGCTACAATAATGGTGATGATGGTGACTTAACAaaagaaataataatattttattatataatagtTTCAACTCTTATACTAATCGTTTTTTGTGTGTTAAATCACACCAAAAATTCTTCTAATTTTACCCTTAAATTTAACATACTTTTCTTTTTTGTTAGATCTTAAATGACTAAATTATTCTCACTTTTCTCTAACATTCTTatcttattttatatctatcttctttttcaaatttaatcatttatcaatttttattaaattatctaCATTTTTTTTACAACTTCTCTCCACTTTATATCAAAACTCTCGTGTCTTTCATTATAATAATTGttttacattttttaaaaaagtaataaAATTGTCGAGCACGTAAGTGAAGTAATAATAAGTTGGAAATCTAAACTAACATGGATGTGTTCAACTCGAAAAATCACGTCAAAGTTAATTTACTATAAAATGAACCAATGTATGTGAATATCAAGCATACGATGTCTAATCAAATATAGCAATGCATGTGGCCTCAGTAGTCACTTCAACATTATTTCGTGCTTTCACAAGCTGTGGTGATTCTATGGAAAAATAGGCATGCGAATATTTCTATTAGACATGGAAATTTGTGGCATAAACACGTTACtatggatgttcttgtaggCTATATCTCACCCGGGGCCTGAAATTTTTGTGTAAATAATGTCTTAATTATAGTAAGTCAATATTGCAttaattaagttataattattatGACACGTAAAGGATAAATAAATATCTTAATAAAGAAGATTAGCCAAGCAAAATGTCGAGTACATTTGGATAAATTGTGACGAGTTATTAATTTATGAGAATCGAGACCACTTTCTTTCATTAGAAATTTCGCCAAAGCATGCATTGGATGTTCGATGACATTAGATCCTATGGGTCCATACATCTCTTTAAAGTCCAGTCAATCTGAGGAATATGCTGAGAAATTTCGCCTCGAAATTTGTGTCACAAGGCAAAAGCCAATCGTTTCGAGAACAATAACTTGAGTGGAGCGAATCGATGTATTGAACACGTATGAAAATGATCGTTTGGTTCGTGAGATGTTATTGAGATGACAAATGATGTATAATATGATGTTATATTAATAGCATAAGGAGACCTTATAGTTAGAGcaaattcttaattttttttaaaaaatataaatcattattaattttgtgaaaaaataaaaaacaaaaacaataagTATGGAATTGAGATTCATACCTTTTAAAGgcccaaattttattttattttattattatacatatatatagtaGTAATTCAATACATATCCATAACAATGTTTGTTCTATTATATGAGgtcaaaaatttcaaagataAACTTCACTTAATTTTAACCATATATATTGATATCTagatatataaacaaaattatGTATTCATTATCTTTGTAGTACCGATCGCTTGTCACTTTATCAATAGCTAGGTGGTAAttgtgcaactcaaatattttgaaCAACACAGCAGTCCAAGTGTCATAGTTCGATCGCTCTATTTAACAGGGATAATTATTGCACCCAAAAAATCTTTCTCCCAATAATTGCAATCATTGTCATCAATGAAAATCAAACTCATGACCTTAACTCTAATATCAATTATAGCACCGAGCACTTGTCGTTTTACCAAAAGATATAGTtcaactcaaattttttaaatcgcACAGTAACCCAAACACCACGGTTTGGATGATTAGATAAATAATACAGAGATAAGCAATATAatgtgataaaaaaatttaaaaaaaataattgttggTTTATACAGAGtatagtttgtttgatttgattgactaaattttatataaaatgataaaatgatCATTTCGTCCTTTTAATAcattaataaaatatgaataatattatttataaaaggtaacatagtaatttaaattcaattatttgattgatgtaagaaaattaattaatgatttgattgatgtaatgtaaataattaaagatggataaataatatgacaagaaAAATATAGGACTGGATGAGATAAATTATGCATAGATTATGAATACATGTACTAAACGGTGCCTTATAGTTTTGATTACAAATCTTAAAATGATTAAATTATGTGAGTACCTGGAAACTACCTGTGATGGTTACTATTTCTATATTTTTTATAGACTGAAGCGTGTTAACGTCAcgggtaaaaaaaaaatagagactTATTAATATGTGAAAGTGCATGGGGGAAGTCAAGCTTTTAGTGGCAGAGACTAGCGAAGCTAACATATGTGGAAACAAGAGAAGACTGTTGCCTTTTTTCATATCTTGGAAAATTCTGTGTATGTACATGCAAATTTTCAGTATCCTCCACCTATATATACATTTCCCCCCTCAGTGGGTGTATCTGTGTGTAAATTTGTATGATGGGGAGAAGCCCTTGCTGTGATAAAACCAAGGTGAAAAGGGGGTGTTGGTCTCCAGAAGAAGATGCAATTCTCAAGGATTACCTCCACAAGCATGGCACTGGTGGCAACTGGATAGCTTTGCCTCAAAAGGCCGGTACGCACGCACGCGCAAATGCGCAATATTCATCGCCTCTCTCGTCGTCTGAAGTTAATCAAAGGATGTTCTGTTGTTGTTCTGTTTCAAATTCAGCACATACATGTTCCTTTATTTGCATTTTATGTTTTCGTTTGGGATGTTAATTTGTTGCATATTTCATGACACTTGTTGAAATAAGGGCCCCTTTGAATCATGAAACAAGCCATGTATTAGATATGAATCATGATCCTATTTATGCAAAAGTTCAAACATAAACCTTGTACATAATTTGGAGTCTAATTCTATATATCCATCCATGCATTATACATTTATATATGCAATATTGTTTGGTTGATTAATTCCCCGATGATTTTAATTTTGTGACTCAGGCCTAAAGCGTTGTGGAAAGAGTTGTCGCCTCAGATGGCTCAACTACCTGAGACCTGATATTAAACATGGCGCTTTCACAGAAGAGGAAGAAAATACCATATTCAATCTTTACAAGATACTCGGAAGCAGGCATGCATTTTGAATCATTATCTATACTTAGAACCTGATTCAGTATTTTCACTGTTTGGTGTGAAGGATAACACATTGATTGATTAATAATCATTGTTTTGTCCAACGATTGGCTCAAGTTTTCCAATGATTAATGCTATGCACCATTgtctaatccaagtatattgaTTTAAAATCCTTATATTATTAATTCATCGTCATCCAATCCATGAACCAAACAGTGGATATTTGATTTTCTTGAATGTATGAGTAAAtggttttaaattttgttttacaTGTTAGATGGTCTGTCATAGCTTCACACTTGCCAGGAAGAACAGACAATGATGTGAAGAATCATTGGAACACTAAGTTGAAAAAGAAGCTACTGACAGAACTTAGCTGCTCTCCTATTACTTGTACCGCCGCCACCTCCGCCACCACCGCTAGTGCCAGGAAGACGGCGACTTTCCAAGCTTCGACGAATTCTCTAGCCCCTCATGTACTACCGACTTACTCGACGTCATATCCGCAAACCACCACTGATCACTCAAGTGCCATATTTTCAAATGATCCCAACAATTCTCCTACACCAAGAATGGTTTGCAAAGATTCAGGTGAACATTTGAATCAAAATATAATCCCGGTGGATGAATACTTTGGCGTCGAAGGATTAATCCCGGTGGATGAATATTCAAATGAAGTTCTAAGTGGCCTTTGGTCGCCAATGGAAGCCATTGAAGTTGAAAGCAAAGCAGATTTTGCTCAGATGTTTCCATTTTCATTTTAAACCACTAGGTATCAGTCAAAGTCACTAACCACTAGTAAAAGAAAAAGGATAGAGAGGACTTTTTGCATGTGGCTGTTTCGTGTTTTGTGATGTATTGTATATGAAACAAAGTGATTAGGTTAAGAAATTAACATCCTATAAATTTTAGTGTAAAAAACAATGTTTCCTACTATAATTTACTCTTATTGTAGGGACCAGTAGTATATAAAATTTCTGACAAATTTATGTGATAAATTCATAACAGAGCAATTTTTCTCAATTATTAGTCAATGAATTTAAATATTAGACCTGAATTTGTTGTGCACGTTTGCTTTTTCTTTTCAATGGGAAGGGGATGGAAACACGAGTGGAAACAGAATCTCTTTCTTTATCATGCTAGTAATTGATATATCCTTTGGTTTGATAAATAGGGTTGGATATTATAAAATGATATGATCGTTATTCATTAATATGTTCGAGTTGGATGTAGAATAATAATTGatacataataatattttttgtttgaatgattaaatttaagataaaatgataaatttaatttttaacattttTAATGATtagttaatataaaaaaaaatttgagggcaatattatgattttatattaataatatgattaacgtaagataaataattaatgatttgattgacgTAAGATAAATAATGATAAATAATGTAATTTAAAACTAAACATGATGGGATTATTTAATCCAATCTTGCACTTCAAACACTAAGCTGCATGGGACTActtagggatgtaaacgagccgagccgagccaaGCCGAGACGAGCCGAGCTTTTGAATCTTCAAGCTCAGTTCATttataaacgagccgagcccgagcttatttaacgaatatattcatggctcacgagcttattcgagtttttatcgagcctaaacgagcttaatatatttaaattataaatttaaatattcattaaattaattaaaaactaaattatatatttgaaaaaaatataataatattattaaaatttgtaattttattctaataattaatttttaaaaaaatttcaatatttttcataagtaaagtgtaaatttataaattaaatatcaatactattattttttcgtcTAAGAGATGACTTACGAGATTGTTAACGAACCTGTTAACGAgcatgttcacgagctaacgagccgaatattgtaaagctcgAGCTTGGTTCGTTTGCCTTAACGAGCCTCATTAAACGAGCTCGAACGAGCTTTTAACGAGTCGAAACCCAAACAGTTCGCGAACTGTTCgtctcatttacatccctaggACTACTGCTCATTCGAGGATGAAGAAGTGGACAACTCAATGGTACAAAAATAATAAGATTTtttgagaaataaaataaactatatgttcgatatatttttaatatttttgaacaacaataaaattattGATGTAAATATCAAGTTATGGCAAAAATAGTCATTTCGGATTTAAAACAatgtaatttaaattaaaatataatacagtgataaaaaaatatgagaaaTATATAAAACTACATCCACTCCTTGGCCATCGTTGGCTCTTTCTTACTTGGGTAATCACAATCTGAAAGAAATAGACCTTTTAAAATGGATGTATTCTTCACAGAAAAAGTTCATGTTGTGTTTTAAATGTAAATTCCCACACAACACATGAACTCATTTATATACTCCGTCGACGCAAGTCTAGTACAAAGAtgaatgcacacatacaaaaatgGACGGTAACCATTCTCACATTTGATTGTAAAAACCCCAATGCTCTAGCATATGACACGATGTCGTTCCCGACAGTTCAGTAAACGTATGGCCTTACATGCATTTTCCAGATAAATGGATCTCAGCAAATGGGTAAAATCAAAACACGTCATCACATTTAATTGTCAAACCATCGTGAATGCTAGAAAATATTCATCATCTGCTAAAACACAAAGGctgaataaaaattatttaaagccATCCATACATACAGGTATAAATCTCTGTACTGGTAAATACACCTCTGTGAAATTCATCAGAGGATAGAGGTAGCAGCTGTAGCAATGATCTCAAGATACAGTAGAACCCATGTTTACATTCGAACTTTGTTGTTGAACTGCAAGATGGGCGATAAATCAGCCGTTATCAAGGGTGTGAGGTAGGCTTGTACATGCATGAGCCCCAAAGCTCAAATTTCACAAACATTTGGAGAGGAAATCATAATTGCTTGTTAATAGAAAACCCTATATATTGCACACACAATAGTGACTATCAAACCTAGGAACAAGTTCAGTTACATTAGATTCTGTATACCACATAAAACACAGTTACATTAGATTTTGTATACACCACGTAAAACACAATTGCTAAGTTTTTTCTAGTTACagttaaatttataaaatagcGGTATCCTCTCAAATTAGCACAGCCCTTTTCGAAATTTAACAATAGCCTTTTTCATTGCAAATGTTTATCACAGATTAGATTCTCTCAGATACAACAGTTTCTTTGAATGCAAGTCAATGAACCAACAGATTTACAATTTGTCAGCGTGCAATCAACATACTATGCAACTAATATCACAGGTCAGAGGATACCTACTCAAAGGGCCATCTCCCTCTGCAATTCAGCAagttcatcatcttcatcttcgaccTTCTTTGCCGGTTGTCTACCGGCAGGCACTCGAATAGGAACTGCGGGAGCTGTTGTTGCAGGTTGCAGAAGCTGTTCCTCTAGTTCAGCTCCTTCAAGTTCTTCAAGCTCAGCCTCCAATTCGTCCTATGGAAGGAAATAGGGTACAGTATAATCTTCAAAAGAAGAAGTGAGAACAAGCAGCTGTCAGAAACTACAGCTTACCTCATCAAAATCTGCTGCTGCGCCAAGTGGTGCGGACAATGCTTCCTGAATTTGTTTCATATTTTCGGTCTGCTCATTGATCTCATCCATCGTTTTGTCCACATCATCGATATTACTACATCACCAAAGCCAGTTGAGAATATGAGGTAACAAAATTCTACGTTCATTGTGGTTGTGTATCAAGATGTGGCAGAGTCCGTAATTTGCTTTCCCATTAAATGTGACAAACTGCATTCTCTTCTTAAACAAAATCACACATAAATTAAATACATTGAAAAGCATTTTATCTAGCGTAGCCATCAAAGGTCACTCTTGCTTGATTACTTAGATAAACCATATAATGCATAAATGGGTGATGTGGAGCAATTTCaagatatattattttttctctGAGGGTTTATTTTCTAACTAAAAAATGACTTTTATCTTTGGTGttctttatctttttaattcaacTAACTTCACAGCCTTCTTTTTAACTTCATAATTACGAAGCCATATCAATGAATCTCTTTAATTGGGGGAAATGCAACTTACGTAGCCTTCTGCATAGCTTTCATTGCAGCTGCTCCAGTTCTCAAAGCATCAACAGTTTCTGTTGTAGCTTTGGCCCCCTCGAGCATTATCATCTGGGACCAACGTACAGACACGTTCTTAAACGGACCAGATAGAGAACAAAACTATTTCAACAGGAAAACTAATTGGTTAATGTTTCTCCAAATCACCTGATCATGAATTCGCAACTGGAAATTTCCAAGCTGTTCAATTTGCTGTTCATAGAGCCTTTTCCTTTTTAAACATTGTATTGCAGCTAAAACATTACAATATAAGAACAATAAAAACCTGCTGTTATTCTTAAAATTACAAAGCAAATAACTCAACGTGTTTTGCTCATGGCATAAAACCACTGTTATGAGGCTGGACAATGAAAGGGATTAGAGAATGCAAAATTTGTTTCCGATTCTAAAATACTGAACAAGCGAGTAAAATAATTTCTTACAATCGCCATATCTTACCCCTTTTATTTTTAGCTTTGGTAAGTTCCTTCGCCTTTTCCACTTCTGCATCTGCCTTCTTCAAGAGAactttttcctttttctctaGCATCTCAAGAGTCTGCATAACATGTCACGCAGGggaataaaaaaaatgcataaGAAGGGATCTTTACTTCACTTGGTCTAGAATCGACAACAACTTCCGCAGTTGCAAAAACACTAAAAGTAGACTGTCAATAATCCTTTGGTTTCGACCATGGAGATTTCACCTTTTTTTGCAGTCACAAATACTTGGTTTCTGCATGACATTGCACCAAACATGGTGCACGTGCCTCAAGCTGCTACTATGTATAGATTAAGGCATAAGAAAGCAAACTTCAAAATCTAAGCCTAAGATAGGAACCCTAGGTCTGGGTCTCTTCTATCTCCATATATTCACCAATCACCAGTGTCATTTAACTAATAAAGCAGGTGGAACATGTGAAGAATGGAAAAGGATAAAGCAAATCCCTCAAACCATCTACTGTAATTAGAAGTAAC comes from the Henckelia pumila isolate YLH828 chromosome 1, ASM3356847v2, whole genome shotgun sequence genome and includes:
- the LOC140888664 gene encoding vacuolar protein sorting-associated protein 32 homolog 1-like, with product MFTRIFGKPKQETNALATLDKLNETLEMLEKKEKVLLKKADAEVEKAKELTKAKNKRAAIQCLKRKRLYEQQIEQLGNFQLRIHDQMIMLEGAKATTETVDALRTGAAAMKAMQKATNIDDVDKTMDEINEQTENMKQIQEALSAPLGAAADFDEDELEAELEELEGAELEEQLLQPATTAPAVPIRVPAGRQPAKKVEDEDDELAELQREMAL
- the LOC140875640 gene encoding transcription factor MYB74-like, with the translated sequence MMGRSPCCDKTKVKRGCWSPEEDAILKDYLHKHGTGGNWIALPQKAGLKRCGKSCRLRWLNYLRPDIKHGAFTEEEENTIFNLYKILGSRWSVIASHLPGRTDNDVKNHWNTKLKKKLLTELSCSPITCTAATSATTASARKTATFQASTNSLAPHVLPTYSTSYPQTTTDHSSAIFSNDPNNSPTPRMVCKDSGEHLNQNIIPVDEYFGVEGLIPVDEYSNEVLSGLWSPMEAIEVESKADFAQMFPFSF